The following are from one region of the Arachis duranensis cultivar V14167 chromosome 10, aradu.V14167.gnm2.J7QH, whole genome shotgun sequence genome:
- the LOC107468735 gene encoding high affinity sulfate transporter 2: MSQRVSDDAMAEVIAETRSDSSSRRHGGGDDDFVTDLPYMHRVGTPPKQPLFQEIKHSLMETFFADKPFHKFKDQSGSRKFVLALQSLFPILEWGRDYNLKKFRGDFVSGLTIASLCIPQDLAYAKLAYLDPWYGLYSSFVAPLVYAFMGTSRDIAIGPVAVVSLLLGSLLSSEISDTKSHDYVRLAFTATFFAGVTQLVLGVCRLGFLIDFLSHAAIVGFMAGAAITIALQQLKGLLGIKNFTTKTDIVSVLHSVWSNVHHGWNWETILIGLSFLIFLLITKYIAKRNKKLFWVSAISPMISVVVSTFFVYITRADEKGVSIVKHIKSGVNPSSANEIFFSGKYLGAGVRIGIVSGMVALTEAVAIGRTFAAMKDYSLDGNKEMVAMGTMNIVGSLTSSYVTTGSFSRSAVNFMAGCQTAVSNIVMSIVVLLTLLVLTPLFKYTPNAVLASIIIAAVVNLVNIEAMVLLWKIDKFDFVACMGAFFGVIFKSVEIGLLIAVAISFAKILLQVTRPRTAVLGKLPGTTVYRNIQQYPKAAQIPGMLIIRIDSAIYFSNSNYIKERILRWLIEEESQRTESELPGIQNLIVEMSPVTDIDTSGIHAFEELYKTLQKREVQLILANPGPVVIEKLHASKLTDLIGEDKIFLTVADAVATFGPKGVK; encoded by the exons ATGAGTCAGCGTGTGAGTGATGATGCTATGGCAGAAGTTATAGCAGAAACAAGAAGCGATTCTTCTTCACGTAGACATGGAGGAGGAGATGATGATTTTGTTACTGATCTGCCATATATGCACAGAGTTGGAACTCCTCCTAAGCAGCCACTCTTCCAAGAGATCAAGCATTCTCTCATGGAGACTTTCTTCGCTGACAAGCCCTTTCACAAGTTCAAGGACCAATCTGGATCTAGAAAGTTCGTTCTCGCTCtccaatctctcttccccattctTGAATGGGGAAGAGATTACAACCTCAAGAAATTCAGAGGCGATTTCGTTTCCGGACTCACCATTGCAAGTCTTTGCATTCCTCAG GACCTTGCATATGCGAAGCTTGCATATTTGGATCCTTGGTATGGATTAT ACTCAAGTTTTGTGGCACCTCTTGTGTATGCTTTCATGGGAACCTCAAGAGATATTGCGATTGGACCTGTAGCTGTGGTGTCCCTCTTGCTTGGGAGTTTGCTTTCTAGTGAGATCAGTGACACCAAAAGCCATGACTACGTGCGCCTTGCATTCACTGCTACCTTCTTTGCAGGAGTCACTCAATTGGTACTTGGAGTTTGCAG GCTTGGTTTCTTGATAGATTTCCTATCTCATGCTGCCATTGTGGGCTTCATGGCTGGAGCTGCCATTACTATTGCACTGCAACAGCTTAAAGGTCTGCTTGGCATAAAGAACTTCACCACAAAAACTGATATTGTTTCTGTATTGCATTCGGTTTGGAGTAACGTGCACCATGGG TGGAATTGGGAGACTATACTCATTGGACTATCATTCTTAATCTTCCTTCTTATAACCAAGTATATT gctaaaagaaacaagaaactCTTTTGGGTATCTGCAATTTCTCCTATGATCTCTGTTGTAGTGTCTACATTTTTTGTGTACATTACCAGAGCAGATGAAAAAGGTGTATCAATT GTGAAGCATATCAAGAGTGGTGTGAATCCATCATCAGCTAACGAAATCTTTTTCAGTGGAAAATATCTAGGCGCTGGTGTTAGAATTGGTATTGTATCTGGCATGGTTGCACTTACG GAAGCTGTAGCAATTGGGAGAACATTTGCTGCAATGAAAGATTATTCACTGGATGGTAACAAAGAAATGGTGGCAATGGGAACAATGAACATTGTTGGTTCTTTGACATCAAGCTATGTGACAACAGGATCTTTTTCTCGGTCAGCAGTGAACTTCATGGCTGGTTGTCAAACTGCTGTATCAAACATTGTGATGTCCATTGTTGTGTTACTAACTCTGTTGGTCCTCACACCACTGTTTAAGTACACTCCAAATGCAGTTCTTGCTTCTATTATAATAGCTGCTGTTGTAAACCTGGTGAACATTGAAGCAATGGTTCTGCTCTGGAAGATTGACAAATTCGATTTTGTTGCTTGCATGGGAGCATTCTTTGGTGTCATCTTCAAGAGTGTTGAGATTGGCCTTCTAATCGCG GTGGCAATTTCATTTGCCAAGATACTTTTACAAGTGACAAGGCCAAGAACTGCAGTTCTTGGTAAGCTTCCGGGGACTACTGTTTATAGGAACATCCAGCAATACCCCAAAGCAGCACAGATTCCTGGCATGCTCATTATCAGGATTGACTCTGCTATCTACTTCTCAAATTCCAACTATATCAAGGAGAG aatATTGAGATGGTTGATTGAAGAAGAATCTCAAAGGACAGAAAGTGAATTACCGGGAATACAGAATCTCATTGTTGAAATGTCAC CTGTTACTGATATTGACACAAGTGGCATCCATGCCTTTGAAGAATTATACAAGACCCTTCAGAAAAGAGAAGTTCAg CTTATATTGGCAAATCCGGGGCCAGTTGTAATAGAGAAGCTCCATGCATCCAAGCTTACCGATCTAATTGGAGAAGATAAAATATTTCTCACAGTGGCTGATGCTGTTGCAACTTTTGGTCCAAAGGGTGTTAAATAA
- the LOC107468387 gene encoding chaperone protein dnaJ 20, chloroplastic produces MDVLSMSSLKTLPNQWCGVPERKRGVVSCRATTVANSNTNLYKVLSLSPKSATMDDIKRAYRSMALRYHPDVCHDPSKKDESTRLFVQLNQAYETLSNPTLRQEYDHQLGLITAHDESSRKRWKEQLAELKTRSHRKQGSWGSRMRAQNIIIMMNNHN; encoded by the coding sequence ATGGACGTGTTATCGATGAGCAGTTTAAAAACACTACCTAACCAGTGGTGTGGAGTCCCAGAGCGAAAAAGAGGGGTGGTTTCATGCAGAGCGACAACGGTAGCAAATAGCAACACTAACTTGTACAAGGTGCTGTCACTGAGTCCCAAGAGTGCAACAATGGATGACATCAAGAGAGCATACAGATCAATGGCTCTAAGGTACCACCCTGACGTCTGCCATGACCCTTCCAAGAAAGATGAATCCACAAGGCTCTTCGTGCAGCTCAATCAAGCCTATGAGACTTTGTCTAATCCCACCCTCAGACAAGAGTACGATCATCAATTAGGCTTGATAACCGCTCATGATGAAAGCTCCAGAAAGAGGTGGAAGGAGCAACTTGCTGAGTTGAAGACAAGGTCCCACAGAAAACAGGGATCATGGGGTAGTAGAATGAGGGCCCAAAACATTATCATCATGATGAACAATCACAACTAG
- the LOC107468700 gene encoding F-box/kelch-repeat protein At1g22040, with product MGNVLSPNSSKTRWNHTSENSQGEARKRQRLSSSCEDNTRLIPSLPDEISLQILARVPRICYLNLKSVSHAWKEALVSSELFSLRKELGTTEEWLYILTRVKDDKLLWHALDPLSRRWQRLPSMPNVSCEDEEKKGLAALPLRMWSMVGSSIRIADVIMSWLGRRDALDRMPFCGCSIGAVGGCIYALGGFSKASAMKSVWRYDPVKNTWMEASPMSVGRAYCKTGVLNDKLYVVGGVTRGRGGLNPLQSAEVYDPHTCTWSQLPSMPFAKAQVLPTAFLADLLKPIATGMTSYRGRLFVPQSLYCWPFFVDVGGEIYDPNNDSWLDMPVGMGEGWPARQAGTKLSVIVNDDLYALDPSSSLDSAKIKVYDYEGDTWKVVAGDVPIHDFTDSESPYLLASLLGKLHVITKDANHNIIVLQADLQNDLASPRSSLSPDHSLTETTESSSAAESDRDIWQVFASRSGRSAELVSCHSLKV from the coding sequence ATGGGGAATGTACTTAGTCCGAATAGTTCAAAGACTAGATGGAATCATACCTCTGAAAATTCACAAGGTGAAGCTCGAAAGAGACAGAGATTGTCAAGCTCTTGTGAGGATAACACAAGATTGATTCCGTCCCTTCCGGACGAGATATCACTTCAGATTCTAGCTAGAGTTCCACGAATTTGTTATTTAAATCTCAAGTCGGTTTCTCATGCTTGGAAGGAAGCCCTTGTGAGTTCTGAACTTTTTAGTTTGAGAAAAGAACTTGGAACGACGGAGGAGTGGCTCTACATATTAACAAGGGTCAAGGATGACAAACTTTTATGGCatgccttggatcctctttccAGAAGATGGCAAAGGTTACCTTCAATGCCAAATGTTTCCtgtgaagatgaagaaaagaagGGTTTGGCAGCCCTTCCCCTTCGGATGTGGAGCATGGTGGGTTCGAGTATCAGAATTGCTGATGTCATAATGAGCTGGCTTGGGAGGAGAGATGCTCTTGATCGGATGCCATTCTGTGGTTGCTCGATTGGTGCTGTTGGTGGTTGTATATATGCTTTAGGAGGTTTCTCTAAAGCTTCTGCAATGAAATCTGTTTGGCGGTATGACCCTGTTAAAAACACTTGGATGGAGGCCAGTCCGATGTCAGTTGGTAGAGCCTATTGCAAAACAGGTGTATTAAATGATAAGCTTTATGTTGTTGGAGGGGTTACTAGGGGTCGTGGTGGATTAAATCCCCTTCAATCTGCAGAAGTATATGATCCGCATACATGTACATGGTCCCAATTACCAAGCATGCCTTTTGCTAAAGCTCAGGTGCTGCCAACTGCTTTTTTGGCTGACTTACTCAAGCCTATTGCCACAGGAATGACTTCATACAGGGGAAGATTATTTGTTCCTCAGAGTTTGTATTGTTGGCCCTTTTTTGTTGATGTCGGGGGAGAAATTTATGATCCAAATAATGATTCTTGGCTTGACATGCCGGTTGGTATGGGTGAAGGTTGGCCAGCGAGGCAAGCTGGAACAAAATTGAGTGTTATTGTCAATGATGATCTATATGCACTTGATCCTTCAAGTTCTCTTGACTCTGCAAAGATCAAGGTATATGATTATGAAGGCGATACTTGGAAAGTTGTTGCAGGAGATGTTCCTATTCATGATTTCACTGATTCAGAATCTCCTTATCTTTTAGCTAGTTTACTTGGAAAGCTTCACGTAATTACTAAAGATGCCAATCACAACATTATAGTGTTACAGGCTGATTTGCAAAATGACTTAGCATCACCCCGATCCTCGTTGTCACCAGATCATTCACTCACAGAAACGACTGAATCATCATCAGCAGCAGAATCAGACAGAGACATTTGGCAGGTTTTTGCTTCTAGGAGTGGTAGGTCTGCTGAACTAGTCAGCTGCCATTCCCTTAAAGTTTGA
- the LOC107468511 gene encoding aminotransferase ALD1, chloroplastic-like, producing the protein MYKTSIFSYTLNTNVLQPKMVVARLKNPSPRIGHCTKVPRNSNMEKLQHGYLFPEIERHEHMHLQKYPHANIIDLGIGDTTEPLPTMVTSSMVDFVRGLSTSKGYKGYGPEQGEQALRKAIADVYYKDLGIKPTEVFVSDGAQCDITRLQLLMGPNLKIAVQDPSFPAYIDSSVIIGQAGDFVDKVGKYKNIEYMKCGPQTNFFPDLHKASRPELIFFCSPNNPTGHAATRKQLEQLVDFAKVNGSIIIFDSAYSAYITDDSPKSIFEIPGAREVAIEVSSFSKFAGFTGVRLGWTVVPEELLYSNGFPVVHDFNRIMCTCFNGASNIAQAGGLACLSPEGFRAVKSLINYYMENASILVNALSSLGLTVYGGKNAPYVWVHFPGSKSWDVFAEILEKTHIITVPGSGFGPGGEEYIRVSAFGQRDSIIEASERLKYLLYQEEN; encoded by the exons ATGTACAAGACATCTATTTTCAGCTATACCCTTAATACAAATGTTTTGCAGCCTAAGATGGTAGTTGCAAg GTTGAAGAATCCAAGTCCAAGAATTG GACACTGCACAAAGGTACCCCGGAATTCAAATATGGAGAAACTGCAACATGGATATTTGTTCCCTGAG ATTGAAAGGCACGAGCATATGCACTTACAAAAGTATCCACATGCAAACATCATTGACCTTGGAATTGGTGATACTACAGAACCCTTACCAACTATGGTAACATCAAGCATGGTTGAT TTTGTGCGTGGTCTTTCAACATCAAAAGGTTATAAAGGATATGGTCCTGAGCAAGGAGAACAG gcATTGAGGAAGGCAATTGCTGATGTATACTACAAGGATCTAGGAATAAAACCCACAGAAGTTTTTGTTTCAGATGGTGCACAGTGTGATATTACTCGCCTTCAG CTGCTTATGGGTCCTAATCTGAAGATAGCTGTACAGGATCCATCGTTTCCG GCCTACATAGATTCAAGTGTTATAATTGGTCAGGCTGGTGATTTTGTAGATAAAGTTGGAAAATACAAAAACATAGAATACATGAAGTGTGGACCTCAAACAAACTTCTTTCCTGATCTGCATAAAGCTTCAAGGCCAGAGCTTATTTTCTTCTGTTCTCCAAACAATCCCACTGGCCATGCAGCAACAAGGAAGCAATTGGAACAACTTGTTGATTTTGCCAAAGTGAATGGATCAATCATTATCTTTGATTCTGCATATTCAGCTTATATCACTGATGATAGTCCCAAGTCAATCTTCGAAATTCCTGGAGCCAGAGAA GTAGCGATCGAAGTTTCATCCTTCTCAAAATTCGCAGGCTTCACAGGTGTCCGACTTGGATGGACCGTGGTCCCTGAAGAACTCTTATATTCAAATGGCTTCCCTGTTGTCCATGATTTCAACCGCATAATGTGCACCTGCTTCAATGGAGCTTCCAACATAGCCCAAGCTGGTGGGCTAGCATGTCTGTCCCCAGAAGGTTTCAGG GCTGTAAAATCCCTTATCAACTACTACATGGAGAATGCAAGCATACTGGTTAATGCTCTGTCTTCGCTTGGCCTGACAGTTTATGGAGGGAAAAATGCTCCCTATGTTTGGGTTCATTTTCCAGGCTCAAAATCCTGGGATGTCTTTGCTGAAATTCTTGAGAAGACTCACATTATTACTGTCCCAGGCAGTGGTTTTGGTCCAGGTGGTGAGGAGTACATAAGAGTTAGTGCTTTTGGCCAGAGAGATTCCATCATTGAAGCCTCAGAGAGGCTCAAATATCTCCTTTATCAGGAGGAAAACTAA
- the LOC107468386 gene encoding high affinity sulfate transporter 2 — MKPLETLFTISDNNSLMRKYKGKSKTRKFCLCLQSIFPILDWGRYYTIRNLRGDFIAGLTTASLCIPQDIAYAKLANLDPHHALYASFVTPLVYAAMGSSRDIAIGPAAVVSLLLGAMLSHDIRDHKSHEYLRLAFTATFFAGVTQLALGVLRLGFLIDFLSHAAIVGFMSGAAIIISLQQLRGLLGIPHFTKKTDIISGIGSVKNAIVHHEWNLETIIIGTSCLIFLLITKYIGKKHKKLFWVAAIAPMTCVIVSTICVYITRADEKGVSTINHIKGGLNSVSANEIFFRGKYVVRGFRIGAVAGIVALTEAVSIGRTFAAMKHYTLDGNKEMVAMGTMNIVGSLTSCFVATGSFSRSAVNNMAGCETAASNIVLSIVVLLVLTLFTPVFKYTPNAVLSSIIIAATTNLVNINAVIMIWKIDKFDFMACMGAFFGVIFMNLEYALIIAVSISFVKIVFRVTWPKVVVLGKIPGTSIYRNIEQYPKAFQITAMLILRVDSAIYFTNCNFVKDRILRWLRYENEERAECELAEIQYVVVDMSAVSDIDSSGISSFERLYHSLEKLHVQLVLANVGKIVMEKLQESKLTELIGRDKIFLSVAGAVITYGPKREEL, encoded by the exons ATGAAGCCTTTAGAGACATTATTCACAATCTCAGATAACAACTCCTTAATGAGGAAATATAAGGGGAaaagcaaaacaagaaaattttgtCTATGCCTCCAATCAATCTTCCCTATCTTAGATTGGGGAAGATATTACACTATCCGAAACTTGAGAGGTGATTTCATTGCTGGACTCACCACTGCAAGTCTCTGCATTCCTCAG GATATTGCATATGCCAAGCTTGCAAATTTGGACCCTCACCATGCACTAT ACGCAAGCTTTGTGACACCTCTTGTGTATGCTGCCATGGGAAGCTCAAGAGACATTGCTATAGGACCTGCAGCTGTGGTCTCACTCTTGCTTGGAGCTATGCTTTCTCATGACATTAGAGACCACAAGAGCCATGAATATCTACGTCTTGCCTTCACTGCTACATTCTTTGCCGGAGTTACTCAGCTCGCACTCGGCGTTCTTAG GCTCGGTTTCTTGATAGACTTCTTATCTCATGCTGCCATTGTGGGATTCATGAGTGGAGCTGCCATTATTATTTCACTTCAACAGCTTAGAGGCCTCCTTGGCATACCACACTTTACTAAGAAAACTGATATTATTTCTGGCATTGGCTCAGTTAAGAACGCTATAGTGCACCATGAG TGGAATTTGGAGACAATTATCATTGGAACATCATGCTTGATCTTCCTTCTTATAACCAAGTACATT GGTAAAAAGCATAAGAAACTCTTCTGGGTAGCTGCAATTGCTCCTATGACTTGTGTTATAGTTTCCACCATTTGTGTCTACATTACAAGGGCTGATGAGAAAGGCGTATCAACT ATTAACCACATCAAGGGAGGTCTTAACTCAGTTTCTGCTAATGAAATTTTCTTTAGAGGAAAATATGTTGTACGAGGTTTTCGGATTGGTGCTGTTGCTGGTATAGTAGCACTCACG GAAGCTGTATCAATTGGGAGAACATTTGCAGCCATGAAACATTATACACTGGATGGTAACAAGGAAATGGTTGCAATGGGAACCATGAACATTGTTGGTTCTTTGACATCTTGCTTTGTGGCCACAG GGTCTTTCTCTCGGTCAGCAGTGAACAACATGGCTGGTTGTGAAACTGCAGCATCAAACATAGTGTTGTCCATTGTTGTATTGTTAGTACTAACATTGTTTACACCTGTGTTTAAGTACACTCCAAATGCAGTGCTTTCTTCAATCATAATAGCAGCTACAACAAACTTGGTGAACATAAATGCAGTTATCATGATATGGAAGATTGACAAATTTGACTTCATGGCTTGCATGGGAGCCTTCTTTGGTGTCATATTCATGAATCTTGAATATGCCCTTATAATTGCG GTGTCAATATCTTTTGTGAAAATAGTGTTTAGAGTGACATGGCCAAAGGTTGTAGTACTTGGTAAAATTCCAGGTACTTCTATTTACAGGAACATTGAGCAATACCCTAAGGCATTCCAGATTACTGCCATGCTCATTCTTAGGGTTGATTCTGCTATCTACTTCACTAACTGCAACTTTGTCAAGGACAG AATTCTGAGATGGTTGCGTTATGAAAATGAGGAGAGAGCAGAATGTGAATTAGCCGAAATACAATATGTGGTTGTTGACATGTCAG CTGTTAGCGATATTGACTCGAGTGGCATCAGTTCATTTGAAAGGCTATATCATAGCCTTGAGAAATTACATGTCCAG CTTGTGTTGGCAAACGTGGGGAAgattgtaatggagaagttgcaGGAATCCAAGTTAACAGAGTTAATTGGACGAGATAAAATATTCCTCTCAGTTGCTGGTGCTGTTATTACTTATGGTCCCAAGAGGGAAGAactctaa
- the LOC107468512 gene encoding heavy metal-associated isoprenylated plant protein 45 has translation MSMKMRRSGGFMCHSEVSTAVCMSYRSVVEPTRRHIRSISLADTSCLINSKLVHNHNSHHPHKTATHVFQVVVMRVAIHCQGCAGKVKKHLSKMEGVTSFSIDVESKRVTVMGYISPLEVLESISKVKRAEFWTST, from the exons ATGAGCATGAAAATGAGGAGGAGTGGAGGATTCATGTGCCACTCTGAGGTATCAACAGCAGTGTGCATGAGTTACCGTTCCGTGGTTGAACCAACAAGGAGGCATATCAGAAGCATTTCTCTTGCTGACACATCATGCCTCATCAACTCCAAACTTGTTCATAACCACAATTCTCATCATCCTCACAAAACTGCAACACATGTCTTTCAG GTGGTAGTGATGCGGGTTGCTATCCATTGTCAAGGATGTGCTGGCAAAGTGAAAAAGCATCTCTCTAAGATGGAAG GAGTAACATCATTCAGTATAGATGTAGAGAGCAAAAGGGTGACAGTGATGGGCTACATTTCTCCATTGGAAGTCCTTGAGAGCATTTCAAAGGTGAAAAGAGCAGAGTTCTGGACAAGCACATAg